The window ccatagccctaaggggtgaagaggggcacctacatgtgggtacagtaggtttctggtgggttttgaagggccacatttaccaccacaagtgtaacaggtgggggggggggggatgggcctgggtgtgcctgcctgaagtgcacggcacccactaaaactgctccagggacctgcatactgctgtcacggagctgggtatgacatttgaggctggcaaaaaatattttaaaagattttttttagggtgggaagggttggtgaccactgggggagtaaggggaggtcatccccgattccctccggtggtcatctggtcagttcgggcacctttttgaggcttggtcataacaaaaaatagaccaagtaaagtcgcccaagtgctcatcagggatgcccttcttttttccattatcagtcgaggacgcctgtgtgttaggcatgccccagtcctgccttccctACACTttcgacacacccccgtgaactttggtcatccccttgacggaaagcagttgaggacgcaaaaaatcagctttcaattatgtcgatttgggtgaccctggaagAAGGATGCCTagcttctgatttgtgtcgaaagatgggcgcccttctctttagaaaataaacctgatagtgtTCCGAGGCTCACTTTAGGATTTAAGTCGTAGGTGGTATATCAGGATGGAAAATTAAGGGGTCTTTACAAAGCCATGccagcgtttttagcttgtggtaaaaatcagctggcggtaaatgctgagatgcccattacatTCCTATGCAAAAGTACAAATCAGGGTTCTACGAaactaaaaaaacttttaaaactttaaaaGGATATAGAGAGCTTAATACACTTTCAGATACACAAAAGAAATCTTAATAATATATAGTGTAAGGAAGAACACAATTAGAAAATGTTCTTAAAGAATAAGTTTTTGAAATAAGGCACACTTATCTCTGTGTTGCCGAGTGTGTGCACAACACTGGTAGCTTGTACTGGCGTTTTTAATATACACTGCGCCAAACTTTTTGAATGTTTGATGCAGTGTATTTTTACTTACAGAAAGAGGCAGTTACATTCCGGGTCCCTGATGAAGATCGTCTCGAAACCCTGTAGTGTTGGACACAGACGGATTCTGCCACCTGAAGTTAGAAGCAGCAGCGAAAGAAATATTACAAACACCGCCAGTACAAGCAGCAGCTGCCGGGTGTTGTGCACACACTCTGCAGCACAGAGATAATTGCGCCTTACTGTTCCTTACTGTATAAACATACGATACACGAGATAcagcctttttatttatttattgcatttgtatcccacattttcccacctatttgcaggctcaatgtggcttacattatgccgtaatggcgatcgccattattggaatgagaaatacagagtggtattgcattaaagttcgtaagtgacagagtactttaagcaatcaagtatagagagttcattccggcatgagaaataaagtggtattgcgttaaagttcgttagtgacagagtaaatgaagcagtcaactATAAAGAATACAGTTttgtccagtttatttatttattgaatttatttattgaatttgtatcccacattcccccacctatttgcagactcaatgtggcttacatagatttaatgacattgtcattacaggatatcagatacagttagtgtgTGGCGATCAAGGCaaagaagaggagagaaggaggggagtgtttaggatagttgtataaggtgagctTTCATGTTTGCGTGGGTTGGTGTGACTTATTGAGGTTATAGGtgttctttgtaggccttgttgaagaagaatgtcttcagggatttacgaaagatagttgtttcattgattgcttccatatctgcgtgcccatgtacgagaaggtactatcatgcatcagtttgtacttcaatcctttgcagctggggtagtgcaggttgagaaatttgcaagatgatcttgtggcgtttctgggaggtaggtccacgaggtttatcaTGTAGCTTGGGGcttctgcatgaatgattttgtgtataatcgtgcagatcttgaaggcaatgcgttccttcagtgggagccagtgaagtttctctcttagtggttttgcactttcatatttagtttttccaaatatgagtctggcggccgtgttctgggcagtttgacgttttttgattgtctgttctttgcacccagcgtaaagtgcattgcagtagtccagatgacttattaccattgactgtaccagagtacggaagatgtatctcgggaagaaaggttttactcttttgagtttccacatggtgtagaacatatTTTTGGTCATGTTTTTCACACGGCAtaggtttcgttgtctggtatttaggatggatcattgtggtatgccttattgaacaggttggtttttagtgattttcgaaagtttgttaggttgtgcattgtttttaatgacatttggtagtgcattccatagttgcgtgcttatgtaggagaagctggatgcatatgtttgGAGTGCATATGAGTGTAATATTCATATGATCACAACATGACACGTGTATCGATGTTTTGATCAAACAAATCAGCAAGACAAAAGAAAATAGATATGCAAATGAGAAAATTGTTCTATGAGGGATGAATGTTTTTGTGACGTATGAGAGTAGGGAAGACTTTCTTATTTTTTAGGATATATAGAGTTTTTTCTTTTTAGGTACATTACTATTGTGGCCATCACTTGATTGGATTGGGAGCACATGTTTGCTCACTGGCGTTCTAATGAACATTTGGAGATTTTCTATGATAGAGAAACCCATCTACCCTCTAGGATCAGCGTTTCAGTGGGCTGTCCGCTTGGGTGAGTCTaacctctgagaatttctcctttcatACAAAATATTATTAAGATTTCTTGTGTGTATCTGAGTGTATTACGCTCTCCATCTATATCCTTTTAAAGTTTAGGTTGTTTTAGTTCCGTAGAACCCTGGTTTGTACTTTTGTATATCCTTTGTTACCAGTGGTATCGCGGGGGATAgcatatttttgtttttgatttaccattatattcctatgggccagAGGCATAGCTGCTAtggagccatgggggcctgggcccctgtagatttggccctggacacccCTGCTGGAGACCCTCTCAACCTCCTTCTCCCGCCACCtgctatctttgctggcaggggaccccaactcccaccagccgaagtcgtcttccttcgtttggtttctcagtctgctgtcctgcaggaagacttcggctggtgggggttggggtcccccaccagcaaaaggtaggcaacggcggcggTGGgtggagggtcgagagggtcgtcggcgggggggggggaggtcaaagttgttggaggtgtcggcaatggcggtggagggggggtcggcagcgtcggcggtgggggaggggctaaaatgtgccccctcaccttggctctggacccccctaccgttgaagacTGGCAACGCTCCtgctatgggcatctcagcatttagtgctACCTGATTTTTTTAGTGTGAGTTAAaagcactagcacaccttagtaaaagaccccttaagtgaAGCCCAGAGCATTTTGGGGAATTTAACCCCAATGCAACTATATCAGATCAAAGTGTTTCTTTTCATCACACCACATGGCTTTCATCAAGTGCCAAGTAAAAAAAGAATAATATTAGGTTATAGAACACAAATCAATCACACACTATTCAAAATAATGGTGTGGGATgcaacgtagattgtgagcccagtagggacagagaaagtacctgcatagaatatataaactgctttggttgtaccacagaaaggcggtatatcaagtccatgacccttGACCCTTACTCTAAACCATGATTGcaagaaactgaaaggggattaCATTGGATGAACCACTTTACAACTCTCTTCTCCGTACCTACATCCGCCAAACACCTTCAGCTGCCATCAGAAACAGGTTATGTTAACattttactatgttaatatgttttgATGGACCCAGTTTgccaattctgttttttttttattaaagagcAGTCATGCAAGCACAGTACAATCACTGATTTATAATATCTATCATATTTTATTGCAGCTGCACTATTTACATTTCTTGTGCTTCCTTTTTCTATGGATTAAGAACCTTAATAGATGGGAAGGGAAAATAAAACAGAATTCACTCTCCTGGGATTCTCCGACTATCCTCACCTGCAGTTCTACATTTCCATAGCCGTTTTCCTGACCTTCCTCCTCTCCGTCCTAGGGAATTGCCTCTTTTTAATATTAACATGCACAGATGTTCATCTGCAAAAACCTATGTACTTCTTCCTCAGCAATTTGTCCGTCCTTGATATCTGTAATACAGTAGTCACACTGTCTTCGGTGCTGGACAACTTCTTAACCGGGAATTCATCCATTTCCTTCTCTGCATGTATGACACAGCTCTACTTTTTTATGGCTTTCACCAGTACAGAATTCTTCCTTCTTAGTGCCATGGCATATGATCGGTATGTGGCGATATGTAATCCCTTACGTTACACAACCATCATGAGGAAGAGAGTATATGCCATGTTGGCTGCCACTTCCTGGATAATTGGTTTTCTGGATATGGTACCTGTGTCGATTTTGACATCCCACTTCTCCTTCTGTGATGACAGCATAAttaaccatttcttctgtgaTCTGACAGCACTGTTGAAACTCTCCTGTAGTGATAATCGCAACATTCAAACTGTGCTGTTTGTGGATGGATCCACCGTGGGCCTTTTCCCCTTTATATCTACCCTGGCATCCTATGTCTACATCATCGCCACCATCCTGAAAATCCGTTCTTCAAAGGGGAGACGTAAAGCCTTCTCCACTTGCTCCTCCCATCTCACAGTCGTTCTTCTATTTTATACAACCACTATCTGTGTGTATATGAGACCAACCTCAATGTATTCACCAGACCAAGACAAAGTATATGCACTCCTGTACACAGCTCTGATTCCAATGATAAATCCCATAATATATAGCCTGAGAAACCAAGAAGTAAAAAATGCCATGAAAAAAATTATAGGTAGAAAGCAAAATATGGAACTCAGTACAAAATGTCTGAGTTTATAAAGAAAATGTCCATCCTTGTTGAAATACAATGTACATGGGTAGTGTGAACAAATAAACTGGCTATTAATCCATGCtgacttcttattttcttaatttttagAAGTAGTTTATTTGGAAATCCAAACACAGAATATACAAGACAACGGATGCCACATgcaacaagaaaaggaaaattatGGCTTTTTACACATTTAAAACTTGTTGGCAAATACTACAGTGTTAGGATGAGCCAAgaggaacaacaacaacaaaaaaagaaatgtccattCTTTTAAAGAGCATTTTTATACAAGAAAGCACCCCTTCTCCCACCACCCACCCATCAGTAGATGAATCATACAGTCAAGATAAAGAAACCAACCTACCATATTATGGAATCACCCTCAAGTAGAAAAAAGcaatcaaaaaggtgcccagatACCCTCCCACCTAGAAACAGTCCATTGCTTAAGTACAACCAAATATTCCATgtcacaaatataccacaacttagtaaTCCATTGTACCAGGGAAGGTACTGCTCATTGATTCCAATCCTGTGCCAAATTAAGTCTCACCACATTAAAAGTATGATGAACCAACAAAAATTGCTGACAAGTGAGTCCCAAAGGTTTTCTTTCAAAGCAGAACACTGCTGGGTGCCATTGCACAGAACAGCCAATCCAACATTGCAGTCTAGCTTGTACTACCCTCCAATAAGACCCCTAAGACTTCCTGGGTATTATGGTCCACATTGAGTAGTCTTCCCTAAGACTACTAAAAGTGAACCACTGTACACAGGATAGCGCACCCCCTCTAGCAAGTGCATTAAAATTATGGGCATGCCAATGCCAACCTTACTTGCATAATGATATCTTGCATTCTATAAGGTCTAGATTCTGttaatggtgcccaaatttgggcactaaaaGAAAATGTGCATTgaatactattctataactggagcgccatttatagaacagtgaatagtgctgggatctgcacccaactttggatgcaaaaatttacatcaacTAAAGTCTTGCACATAAATTAGGCGTtgatcccctaaattctataatagtgcatccACCTTTCATGAATGCcgctgacccgcccatgctcctaccaaggccacaccccctttccaatTGCACGCTAAAATATTTACATGcacatgtttatagaatagtgcgtagcaAGATGCAcaagtaaatc is drawn from Microcaecilia unicolor chromosome 14, aMicUni1.1, whole genome shotgun sequence and contains these coding sequences:
- the LOC115458196 gene encoding olfactory receptor 1F1-like, producing MAYDRYVAICNPLRYTTIMRKRVYAMLAATSWIIGFLDMVPVSILTSHFSFCDDSIINHFFCDLTALLKLSCSDNRNIQTVLFVDGSTVGLFPFISTLASYVYIIATILKIRSSKGRRKAFSTCSSHLTVVLLFYTTTICVYMRPTSMYSPDQDKVYALLYTALIPMINPIIYSLRNQEVKNAMKKIIGRKQNMELSTKCLSL